The region GAGTCCTTCTCAAAGTGTCAGCTCTGTTGTATACCACACTGCGATTGTAATGCAGCTAGAATAGCACGTAAACTGTCTTGAAACTGTGTATTTTTGGTTACGTCTGCTTCTCTGCTCCTGGAGATTGTCTCCCCACTGGTGAAAACAAAAGAAGTCCGTGAAAGACCCTGTGTGAGTTTTGCTTTAAAATGCTCCACAACAAAACTCAAGTTCCTTTCACTGCTACGATATAATGTAGGTTATTTGAAAGAGAGTGATTTTTCTATGTGCTCCAATCCATTTGCATTTTATTTGCAGACATAGAGAgaataagggcctgattttaccatttggagtctaagggccggatctggGCATAATACAGATGCGAGCCCggcatcctctttccagcgcgcccatacgcgttttgccggcgaCAGTCCAATCCGtgtagtgggcggggcttagcgctgctggaccgatcggagctctgaactgtgcatgcggagTTTGAaagaaaatctgaagcagcgcagaTCTGAGGAGTAGAAATGATGCCTTGACTTAAAATCATACCTGAGAGTTAATTTCTGACTCGGAATGACAATTATCTgttagtttaaaaatataacctgttcctgtgcaagaCACTCAGAAGCAATAAACACAGCTGGATGTTTTAACTACATTTTCAATTTGCATCATTCTTGCTTATCAGAAGTAACTTTGAATATTTCCATGATGCCACAAACCTGCGTTGTTAATCACAGATAATGAGTTGGTGCCGAAAGATTTCCATGGACTCGTCTGTCAGTCAGTGCTCCCACGGATCCATCCTgtaccaatatctctgtccagctgcctggaaatcgtcgagtctcatctggaacaactgaatttggtcaataaattatcttttttgcctttgatgctgaaataaaaatctcatcattcaccggactctgaaatgtcttgctgcacttTACACTGGAGGCTGTCAGCTCTCTTCCCACTGGTCCGATGTTGGCCACTTCAGTCATTACTGCAGTTGAGGAAAAGTCGATGGTGACTGTATGTTTCATCTAAAAGAATGCTGGCTTTTCACGTTGTGATATATGTGCGTTCAGTCTTTTGagtttgatgcaccatcaatcaagcaaagacgagtttggatgcaagaacaaataggcttttatgaacacgaacttggagccatccctttCGGAGATCTGGTCCGCactaaaggctagggggaggagccatcgcctttatacccggactaggaggaggagtcttgggcggagccggcAGGTATGAGCCACATTGACAGATAATAACacatactaactaacagtggttaatcACAACAGCCAACAGCGAACAGTGGTTCACAACATTCACCCCCTGATTAAAAAGAGTCCATCGGGGGCGAGGCAGAATGAACAAGATTTACAGGTTCAGTCTATCTGGAGGCttgctctgccgctgcgaccgccgtagtgccggttccgaTGTAGGTTCAGGTAGCCGTGTTGTTGTTCCAAGCGCAAGGACGTTGTTGTCATCAGTAGTCTCTTCCAATTGTCGAGTGCGTGGTGGCGACTTCTGGGGCTCAAgcgagctgtatacgggggtgagaggagtgaatcgtggttctgatgtggtatgGACAAAGTTGGGGATTCGAGGTGAGGGGTTACGGGCCATAGTGGTCTCTGAGTCACCTGCGGGTGCTAAGTCTTGGATagataccgtgtcctcccgcccatcggactACGCCACATAGGTGTACTGGGGGTTGGAATGGAGGAGttgaaccctttcgaccagggggtcagaaTTACGGGTCCTgaaatgcttccgaagcaggacagggtCGGGGTATGCCAGCCACGACTGCAGTgaagtccccgaggaagacttcttcgggaacacgaacatccgttcgtggggggtggcattggttgccgtgtacaggagggacctaattgaGGGTAGTGCCTCtggtaggacctcttgccagcgggtggctggaaggcctttagaccgtagcgatgttaaaatggccttccagacagttgcgttctcTCTCTCAACCCGTCCATTTCCCCGGGGGTTATAGCTAGTAGTCCTAATCGAGGCTATACCTTTTGAGAGCAGGAACCGTCGCAGTTCATCagtcatgaaggaggatccctgcTCACTATAGATATAGCTAGGGAAGCCGAACAGGatgaagaggctgcgcagggccctgATGGCCGTGGGGGAGAACAAATCTGGGCAGGGAAGAGCTTTGGGTGTCGGAAGTAGGCACGGCTCCCAGTCTGAGGCCAGTCAGTTTGTATGGATTACACCCGAGCAACTGACCCAGTCCTGAAGGGGTGGACGCTCGACCGGCTTAGTTGTCACCGTTAGGTTTCCACCGGCAGCAACCCCCTCAGGAGACACCTCTGGGGACACGAGTCCACTTCTCTCCCCCTTAACCCCGTTCGAGATCAAAGACACGGATGAGTGTTCTTCTAAGTCAATTTATTCTTTCTTGCAAGAAAGGGTGCAGTCCCGTAggaacacacacacttacaataCATGATCATACTTTATATGCATCCGCGAGTTCATCATACGCCCCTCCTTTTCGTTATTCATTGGTTCCCGCGCTTCCTTATCGTGAACGGTCCCGCCCTCCAGCttctatttttctttttttaGTGGCAGTAACCGTTTCTTTCGTAATTCTTCTTGTAACTACTGGTACTCTGACCGCAAGCAACCGATTACATACTGGTGGCCAAGCACCTGCTCCTGCAAAGCGTCTATACAGCATATTTCACTTCCCATTTTCCCTGCTCTGAGCCTGTCGGCTCATTACTTTCAAAAATTACATCATCCTCCCCTTACAATCCCCCCTGTCTTTCTTTACGCACTGTAATTTTTGATACCTAGTGTATTTTCTAATCCCTCTAGCATTATGCCTGCCTGTTCATCCCAGGTGCCATTGCCGGCCTTGGCGTCTAGGAGACCCTGTCCTTCCTCTGACGTCAAGTGTAGGCCTACTACTCGTCCATCCAGGGTATCACGTTTAGTCAAAGCGGTTTCAATAAGTCTTTGGGTCAGGCCCCGGATACAAGGGATAACACAGCATCCTAAGGCGACCAGTACCCCCGCTACTACTATAAAGGAGATGAGGGCGGATACCACAACCCCTTTCCATTTCCCGAACCACCTTTCCAGCCACCCGGTAAGGTCTGTGTCCACTCCCgagttttcagccaattcatCAGCCAGGGTCGTTAGTCCTTCTAGCGCTCTGGTTATCGACCCATCAGGAGCGGTGTTATTTGGAATAAAGGTACAACACTGTGTCCCTATCATGACGcagacccctcctttctctgctaaGATCATGTCCAATGCTAATCTATTCTCCCAAGCCATCCTACTGGTGGCATCCAGTTGTTCCGCTATTCCCTTCACTGCATCCCGGGTGTAATTAATAAATCGCTGCTGGTTATAGTAGATGTAGTTGATCCAATCCACGTTTTTATTTATGGTCACCCACCAGAACAGAGATTCAAACCCCGCCGTTATCTGGTTCCTAGCTTTATACTCATCGGGAACCCCCCTAGGGACCCCTATGTTGTCCAGATAGACCTGGTCGTCAAAAGAGGTAGATAGACTCCTCTCTGCTCGCCGGTCTCCCCGGGGTTCTGGGTGTTCGAATGCCAGTGTGAATGGGACAACCAATTGGACTATCGCACAGGTTCCTTTCCATCTTCGGGGTAACGTTGGCCGCAGAATCCCCCCTCCACAGTACCACCAGAGGTCAGCTCGGGGTACCTGGATCTGGGAATAATTCCCTTCCTCGTTGGCGTCGTTAACTTCCTTGCTCGTACCACACCTGTCAAAAGTGCCCACCTGCCTATCCAGTTTCTCCCCAGTCCGGGAGACACAGGTGTGATGTGTTCCTAATACCCCAGAAAACACCGGGGGCTGCGATTCCCTGTTAGATCTTACAGGGGGAAACGTCAGGCCCAGGGACTGGCAGGTGGGGTCATCCCAGGCCGCCCGGTGCTGGTATAATTTTACCAGGCATTCCATCTGTTTTGGCTCTTTATGCCATCCCACCGGGAAGGGAACCACCTGTGGAGTCGGCCGACTGCCCGTGCATGCATAACAATTGCCCTTCTCGAGGCTTTGGACCGTATACTTGACCCATTCCATCCAGGCATTCGTTTCCCCAAACCCCGTTTCTATTTCAATGGTTTCCCTGAGATCTTTTACTTGTATCACCCTGATCCCCTCAGAGCTTCCCGGGGCAGGGGTCGCCGTGCGTACAACTGGTGAATTGCCATCTGTCGCTTTCTGAACCGTGATCCTGACGCAACAAAGTCTTTCCTCCCTGACCCTTACCCCGAGTACTTCATTGTGTAGACTCATGTGCCTACCCCCGTTTGCCATCCATTCAGTCTGCTTCACGGTCAGGTATAGTGGATTACACCGGTTTAGCCCGCAATCTCTCGGGAGGATGGCCCGCGGGACTAACGCTACCCGTCCCCGCACCCCGAGAGATTTTTCTTCACCTAGCCCCTTTCCCATGAAAATCAATTCCATCTCCTCTCCCTGATACCCTTTTTGTCTTGCGAGGTTTATTGTAGTCTGATTGAGTTCCCCTTACAGTTCCGCATGGCACCATCTGGCAAAGGTCAATTTCTATTACCTGCACCTGGGACGCTTCATTTATGGTGAGAGAATATATCTGGCCTGCATGAGCCGCCTCTTCCGCGTACCACCTATCAACCGCTTCCTGATACACCCGCCGCGCAACCCTCACAGTCCCAAAGTCCCTCCCCAAAGACATTGACCATGTCGTTAGTAATGTTAGTAGCATTTCAATGCTGTAATTATAGTCCATTTCAGAATATTGTCTGTTCAGTCTTCCGCAGTATTCTCCGCTGAGGCTTGATCGGCCAGAGTCGGCGCCTCCTCCTCCGGAGCTGGTAGCGGTCCCTTGACCCTGGTGTGATGAGTCCAGCCCCTTTCAGCGGTTTGAATAGCAGTCTCGGTGGTCAACAGTACCAAGAAGGGGCCGTCCCAAACCGGTTCCAACGTTCGTTGCCTCCAATTCTTAATTAGGACCCACTGTCCCGGTTTGATAGAGTGAATCGCGAATTCAAGAGGCGGTGTCTGTGCCAGGAGTCCCTGTTGACGTCAACGCGACAGAGCAGATTCCAAGGCCTCAACATATTTGCGTACAAACACATCTCTGGACTCAAAGTCAGGGAACGCCCCCCTTGGTCCATTGAAGGGGAGACCGAACATCATTTCATACGGGGAGACTCCTAAATTACGTCGCGGTTGCGTTCGTATTTGTAGGAGAGCCAAGGGAAGACACTGAGTCCAAGGCAACCCGGTTTCAGTGGTCAGTTTCGTGAGTTGTTTCTTAAGGGTCTGATTCATCCGCTCAACCTTGCCTGAGGACTGGGGGTGCCAGGGGGTGTGAAAATCCCAGTCTACCCCAACCGCTTTTATTATGTTCTGGAGGGTGGTCGAAGTGAAGTGGCTACCTTCGTCA is a window of Mustelus asterias unplaced genomic scaffold, sMusAst1.hap1.1 HAP1_SCAFFOLD_56, whole genome shotgun sequence DNA encoding:
- the LOC144483312 gene encoding uncharacterized protein LOC144483312, whose protein sequence is MSLHNEVLGVRVREERLCCVRITVQKATDGNSPVVRTATPAPGSSEGIRVIQVKDLRETIEIETGFGETNAWMEWVKYTVQSLEKGNCYACTGSRPTPQVVPFPVGWHKEPKQMECLVKLYQHRAAWDDPTCQSLGLTFPPVRSNRESQPPVFSGVLGTHHTCVSRTGEKLDRQVGTFDRCGTSKEVNDANEEGNYSQIQVPRADLWWYCGGGILRPTLPRRWKGTCAIVQLVVPFTLAFEHPEPRGDRRAERSLSTSFDDQVYLDNIGVPRGVPDEYKARNQITAGFESLFWWVTINKNVDWINYIYYNQQRFINYTRDAVKGIAEQLDATSRMAWENRLALDMILAEKGGVCVMIGTQCCTFIPNNTAPDGSITRALEGLTTLADELAENSGVDTDLTGWLERWFGKWKGVVVSALISFIVVAGVLVALGCCVIPCIRGLTQRLIETALTKRDTLDGRVVGLHLTSEEGQGLLDAKAGNGTWDEQAGIMLEGLENTLDLFSPTAIRALRSLFILFGFPSYIYSEQGSSFMTDELRRFLLSKARLSPRSRHHALDNWKRLLMTTTSLRLEQQHGYLNLHRNRHYGGRSGRASLQID